A window of the Synechococcus sp. M16.1 genome harbors these coding sequences:
- a CDS encoding DUF3143 domain-containing protein — MAALPPESTPLNQHSLPALEAWLQQLGAVRMDDNPCQWMLERSEWRALLLLEREDLKVIWHPGSLEAMVQCSLPYGLSRADVEAAIQAGP, encoded by the coding sequence ATGGCCGCCCTGCCCCCGGAGAGCACCCCGCTGAATCAGCACTCTCTCCCGGCGCTTGAGGCCTGGCTCCAGCAGCTGGGTGCCGTCCGCATGGACGACAACCCCTGCCAGTGGATGCTCGAACGTTCTGAATGGCGAGCGTTGTTGCTGCTGGAACGGGAGGACCTCAAAGTGATCTGGCACCCGGGTTCCCTGGAGGCGATGGTGCAGTGTTCGCTGCCCTATGGCCTCTCCAGGGCCGATGTCGAGGCGGCGATTCAGGCGGGACCCTGA
- a CDS encoding sodium:solute symporter family protein has protein sequence MTAIDWLLLAAYLVLTLVLGLWLARRNSGEADYFVAGRRLNGWLAGASMAATTFSIDTPLYVAGLVGARGLAGNWEWWSFGLAHVAMAVVFAPLWRRSGVLTDAAFTELRYGGAAAAWLRGIKAFLLAVPVNCIGIGYAFLALRKVVEALGLVSGQPAALGLTDTVWLLMVVALLVMSYTVAGGLWAVVVTDLVQLVLALAGALAVAAAALHAAGGMTALLEQLQALQRPELLSLVPWTWDDAGFHWLQGSGISIPMFTAYIAVQWWSFRRSDGGGEFIQRMLATRDEQQARLAGWVFLVVNYLVRSWLWIVVALAALVLLPAGADLELGYPALAVQLLPPVALGLVVISLVAAFMSTVSTSVNWGASYLTHDLYQRFVRPSAGSRELLLVGQLTTVLLLVLGVITALISDSIGTVFRLVIAIGSGPGVVLVLRWFWWRVNAAAELSAMLCGFFVGVFTSVVPLVRIEDYGVRIAVITGLSAVVWLTVMLSTPPESDAVLERFVRTVRPPGPGWSRLRHRFGVMPMESLPAMLRRFMLACGVLFGGLLGTGGFLLHQQWSGWIGLSVLILSIWQLRRRVDAVPS, from the coding sequence ATGACAGCGATCGATTGGCTGCTTCTCGCTGCTTACCTCGTTCTCACCCTGGTGTTGGGGTTGTGGCTGGCCCGCCGCAACAGCGGCGAGGCGGATTATTTCGTGGCTGGCCGTCGTCTGAACGGTTGGTTGGCCGGCGCCTCGATGGCGGCCACCACCTTCTCAATCGATACGCCGCTTTACGTCGCCGGCTTGGTGGGTGCCCGCGGCCTGGCGGGCAACTGGGAGTGGTGGAGCTTTGGTTTGGCCCACGTGGCCATGGCTGTTGTCTTCGCACCCCTTTGGCGCCGCAGCGGTGTGCTCACCGACGCCGCCTTCACCGAGCTGCGCTATGGCGGAGCGGCGGCGGCTTGGTTGCGCGGCATCAAGGCTTTCCTGCTGGCCGTGCCGGTGAACTGCATTGGCATCGGCTATGCCTTTCTCGCCCTCCGCAAGGTGGTGGAAGCGCTGGGGCTGGTGTCGGGTCAACCCGCAGCACTGGGACTGACGGACACGGTTTGGCTCCTGATGGTCGTGGCTCTGCTTGTGATGAGTTACACCGTGGCCGGTGGGCTCTGGGCCGTCGTGGTCACCGATCTGGTCCAGCTTGTGCTGGCGTTGGCGGGTGCCCTGGCCGTGGCTGCGGCTGCCCTCCATGCCGCAGGAGGGATGACAGCGTTGTTGGAACAACTGCAGGCGCTGCAGCGGCCGGAGCTGCTGTCTCTGGTGCCCTGGACCTGGGATGACGCGGGCTTCCACTGGTTGCAGGGCAGCGGCATCAGCATCCCGATGTTCACGGCTTACATCGCTGTGCAGTGGTGGAGTTTCCGCCGCAGCGATGGGGGTGGCGAGTTCATCCAGCGCATGCTGGCCACCCGCGATGAGCAGCAGGCGCGGCTGGCGGGTTGGGTGTTTCTGGTGGTGAATTACCTCGTGCGCAGCTGGCTCTGGATCGTGGTCGCGTTGGCGGCCCTGGTGCTGTTGCCGGCTGGCGCTGATCTTGAGCTCGGCTATCCCGCCCTGGCCGTGCAACTGCTGCCCCCGGTGGCGCTCGGCCTGGTGGTGATCTCTTTGGTGGCGGCGTTCATGAGCACCGTGAGCACCTCGGTGAACTGGGGAGCCAGCTACCTCACCCACGACCTCTATCAGCGCTTTGTTCGCCCCTCTGCCGGTTCGCGGGAGCTGTTGCTGGTGGGACAACTCACCACGGTTCTGCTGCTCGTTCTTGGGGTGATCACCGCTTTGATCAGCGACAGCATCGGCACGGTGTTTCGGCTGGTGATCGCGATCGGGTCCGGCCCCGGTGTGGTTCTGGTGCTGCGCTGGTTCTGGTGGCGCGTGAATGCAGCCGCGGAGCTGTCGGCGATGCTCTGCGGCTTTTTCGTTGGGGTGTTCACTTCGGTGGTGCCCCTGGTTCGGATCGAGGATTACGGGGTTCGCATTGCGGTGATCACCGGCCTCTCCGCTGTGGTCTGGTTGACGGTGATGCTGAGCACACCGCCGGAATCGGATGCTGTTTTGGAGCGGTTTGTGCGGACGGTGCGTCCTCCGGGCCCCGGGTGGTCACGCCTGCGCCATCGCTTCGGCGTCATGCCGATGGAGTCGTTGCCGGCCATGCTGCGGCGCTTCATGCTGGCCTGTGGTGTGTTGTTTGGCGGCCTGCTCGGCACCGGAGGCTTCCTGTTGCATCAACAGTGGAGTGGCTGGATCGGTCTGTCGGTGCTGATCCTCTCGATCTGGCAGCTGCGGCGGCGAGTCGATGCCGTGCCCTCTTGA
- a CDS encoding J domain-containing protein, with protein MKDRPSPVSEARPSHHERLGVRPGVDAETLRQAFRRQSKALHPDTTQLPPEQASIAFQQLKESYDVLLRQSQATLSLGAQAPSSPPPLQRESRPDAWQGIGQRRPLSGGEWFSLVLLSIALLLSLVLGLGVALAQGRDWQVSPSWLADEQTQNTSVRSQLDGRPAPGEHPAESALSPGA; from the coding sequence ATGAAGGACCGGCCGTCCCCTGTGTCCGAAGCCCGCCCCAGCCATCACGAACGGCTTGGCGTGCGTCCCGGGGTTGACGCTGAAACCTTGCGCCAGGCCTTTCGACGCCAGTCCAAGGCCCTGCATCCCGACACCACGCAACTGCCGCCCGAGCAGGCCAGCATTGCGTTTCAGCAGCTCAAGGAGTCCTACGACGTTCTGCTGCGCCAGAGCCAGGCAACCCTCAGTCTTGGCGCCCAGGCGCCGTCATCGCCCCCGCCACTGCAGCGTGAGTCCCGCCCGGATGCCTGGCAGGGCATTGGTCAACGAAGGCCCCTCTCCGGTGGGGAATGGTTCTCGCTGGTGCTGTTGAGCATCGCGCTGTTGCTCAGCCTGGTGTTGGGGTTGGGGGTGGCGCTTGCCCAGGGCCGCGATTGGCAGGTGTCGCCGAGTTGGCTGGCGGATGAGCAGACTCAGAACACATCCGTGCGTTCGCAACTTGATGGCCGCCCTGCCCCCGGAGAGCACCCCGCTGAATCAGCACTCTCTCCCGGCGCTTGA
- a CDS encoding aldo/keto reductase, which yields MALPTRRFGRTELEIPLLSLGGMRFQQSWTDLPADEITSASQTQLEATLKRAVDLGFHHVETARHYGSSERQLGWALPRTPDPSRLLQSKVPPRPDADAFEAELELSFERLGCDRLDLLAIHGINLPEHLEQTLQPGGCMEVVRRWQAEGRIGHVGFSTHGPTALIAQACDSGAFDYVNLHWYYIRQDNGPALDAARRQDMGVFIISPTDKGGHLHTPSQRLLELCAPLHPIVFNDLFCLQDPRVHTISVGAARPEDLELHLEALRLLPEAASLVAPVDQRLRQAADEALGRDWMATWSVGLPPWHATPGEINLPVLLWLYNLLEAWDLESYAKARYGLLGSGGHWFAGANADGFDAEVSAEELQSVLQESPWRERIPEILRSLKQRLKGESQMRLSSV from the coding sequence ATGGCGCTTCCCACCCGCCGATTCGGCCGCACGGAGCTTGAGATCCCCCTGTTGTCTCTCGGGGGAATGCGCTTTCAGCAGAGCTGGACCGACCTTCCAGCTGATGAGATCACGTCTGCATCGCAGACCCAGCTCGAGGCGACTCTGAAGCGCGCGGTGGATCTGGGCTTTCACCATGTGGAAACGGCGCGGCACTACGGCAGCTCCGAACGTCAGCTGGGCTGGGCCTTGCCGCGCACACCCGACCCCTCCCGTCTGCTGCAGAGCAAGGTGCCTCCCCGGCCCGATGCCGACGCCTTCGAGGCGGAGCTGGAGCTCAGTTTTGAGCGGTTGGGCTGTGATCGCCTTGATTTACTGGCCATCCACGGCATCAACCTGCCGGAGCATCTTGAGCAGACCCTTCAACCCGGGGGCTGCATGGAGGTGGTGCGCCGCTGGCAGGCGGAGGGCCGTATTGGTCACGTGGGTTTCTCCACCCATGGCCCCACCGCTTTGATCGCACAGGCCTGCGACTCCGGTGCCTTCGATTACGTGAATCTGCACTGGTATTACATCCGCCAGGACAACGGCCCTGCCTTGGATGCGGCCCGCCGTCAGGACATGGGGGTGTTCATCATCAGTCCCACTGACAAGGGCGGCCATCTGCACACGCCATCCCAACGGCTGTTGGAGCTGTGTGCACCGCTGCATCCCATCGTCTTCAACGACCTGTTCTGTCTCCAGGATCCGCGGGTTCACACCATCAGCGTGGGAGCGGCCCGGCCGGAGGATCTCGAGCTTCACCTGGAGGCGTTGCGCCTTCTGCCGGAGGCAGCGTCCTTGGTTGCTCCAGTGGATCAGCGGCTTCGGCAGGCGGCCGATGAAGCATTGGGTCGTGACTGGATGGCCACCTGGTCCGTCGGTCTGCCGCCTTGGCATGCGACGCCTGGGGAGATCAACCTGCCGGTGTTGCTTTGGCTGTACAACCTGCTGGAGGCCTGGGATCTCGAGAGTTATGCCAAGGCCCGCTATGGGTTGCTGGGCTCCGGCGGCCACTGGTTTGCCGGGGCCAATGCCGATGGCTTTGATGCGGAGGTCAGTGCCGAAGAGCTGCAGAGCGTCCTGCAGGAGAGCCCGTGGCGTGAGCGCATCCCAGAGATTCTGCGCAGCCTCAAGCAGCGGCTCAAGGGCGAATCCCAGATGCGCTTGTCGAGCGTCTGA
- a CDS encoding DUF1257 domain-containing protein has protein sequence MSHFSTVKTELRQLEPLVKALEDMGYAPDQGERPVRGYRGQTVTADLAIAVQDGGDIGFRWNSSSESYELVTDLDLWKQQIPVERFLSKLTQRYALNTVLAATTKEGFQVAEQTQTEDGSIELVVTRWDA, from the coding sequence ATGTCGCATTTCAGCACCGTCAAAACCGAACTGCGTCAGCTGGAGCCTCTGGTGAAAGCCCTGGAAGACATGGGCTATGCCCCTGATCAGGGTGAACGTCCCGTGCGCGGCTACCGCGGCCAGACCGTCACCGCTGATCTGGCCATCGCCGTGCAGGACGGTGGTGACATCGGTTTCCGCTGGAACAGCTCATCGGAGTCCTATGAGCTGGTCACCGACCTTGATCTGTGGAAGCAGCAGATTCCTGTGGAACGTTTTCTCTCCAAGCTCACCCAGCGCTACGCCCTGAATACGGTTCTGGCTGCAACCACTAAGGAAGGATTTCAGGTTGCCGAGCAGACCCAAACCGAGGATGGTTCGATCGAACTCGTGGTGACCCGCTGGGACGCCTGA
- the rsmG gene encoding 16S rRNA (guanine(527)-N(7))-methyltransferase RsmG — MAATAPEPAFWDALEWQPSQAQRDQLMELQGLLQSWNERVNLTRLVNGDDFWIGQVFDSLWPLAAELQSADEPQHWIDVGTGGGFPGLAIAIALPQAQVTLLDSVGRKTAAVEAMAGSLGLADRLRVRTERIETTGRDRHFRGSFDRAVARAVAAAPVVAEYLVPLLKSDGQALLYRGQWTDSDAVPFNRALRLLKGHLIEVQHRELPGDRGTRHLLRVQPNGPCPRSYPRAVGTPSRDPLGS; from the coding sequence ATGGCCGCCACCGCGCCTGAACCGGCGTTCTGGGACGCCCTGGAATGGCAGCCATCGCAGGCGCAGCGCGACCAGCTGATGGAGCTTCAGGGCCTGCTGCAGAGCTGGAATGAACGGGTCAACCTGACGCGCCTGGTGAACGGCGACGATTTCTGGATTGGTCAGGTGTTCGACAGCCTCTGGCCGCTGGCGGCGGAACTCCAGTCCGCAGACGAGCCGCAGCACTGGATTGATGTGGGAACCGGAGGAGGCTTCCCCGGCCTCGCCATCGCCATTGCCCTTCCCCAGGCACAGGTGACCCTGCTGGATTCCGTCGGACGCAAGACCGCCGCCGTGGAGGCCATGGCCGGAAGCCTGGGCCTTGCCGATCGGTTGCGGGTCCGCACCGAGCGGATCGAAACCACCGGGCGCGATCGCCACTTCCGCGGCAGCTTCGATCGCGCCGTAGCCCGGGCTGTGGCAGCAGCTCCCGTGGTGGCCGAATACCTGGTGCCCTTGCTGAAGAGCGACGGCCAGGCCCTGCTGTATCGGGGCCAGTGGACGGACAGCGATGCCGTGCCGTTCAACAGGGCCCTGCGGCTGCTTAAGGGCCATCTGATCGAGGTGCAGCACCGGGAACTGCCCGGTGATCGCGGCACGCGGCACCTGCTGCGGGTGCAACCGAACGGCCCCTGCCCCCGCAGCTACCCAAGGGCCGTGGGAACACCCAGCCGGGATCCTCTGGGGAGCTAA
- the bioA gene encoding adenosylmethionine--8-amino-7-oxononanoate transaminase: MAKAAAAAMGSIRHPNLWPPFTQMASAANSQRVVSGDGALLIREQGEPLIDAISSWWVTLHGHAHPVLAKAIADQAARLEQVIFADFTHEPAEQLAVRLSGLCGLQRLFFSDNGSTAVEVALKIACQWWANRGQPRYQIVAFDGAYHGDTFGAMAVGERNLFSAPFEDKLFPVARVPWPATWWDDDAVEAKESAALEVLERVLETPTAAVILEPLLQGAGGMAMVRPEFLRQVEARTRQAGALLIADEVLTGFGRCGDWFASRRAGIRPDLMALSKGLTGGCLPMGVTMASEAVFEAFVGDDPCLTLWHGHSFTANPLGCAAANASLDLLERNPAAFQQFEQRHRPHLERLARHRKVQHPRLTGTVAGFDLVVEGSSGYLNPAGPKLKRLAMENGVFLRPLGQVVYLLPPLCISDAQLERCYSVLEQALDQL; this comes from the coding sequence ATGGCAAAAGCTGCCGCTGCTGCCATGGGGTCGATCCGCCATCCGAATCTTTGGCCCCCCTTCACCCAGATGGCCAGCGCAGCCAACTCCCAACGGGTGGTGTCTGGAGACGGTGCCCTGCTGATCCGTGAGCAAGGCGAGCCCCTGATCGATGCCATCAGCAGCTGGTGGGTCACCCTGCACGGCCATGCCCATCCGGTGTTGGCCAAGGCCATCGCCGATCAGGCCGCCCGCCTCGAGCAGGTGATTTTTGCCGACTTCACCCATGAGCCTGCGGAACAGCTGGCCGTACGCCTGAGCGGCCTCTGCGGCCTGCAACGGCTGTTCTTCTCCGACAACGGCTCCACGGCGGTGGAGGTGGCGCTCAAGATCGCCTGCCAGTGGTGGGCCAACCGGGGCCAACCGCGCTATCAGATCGTCGCCTTCGACGGGGCTTATCACGGCGACACCTTCGGAGCGATGGCCGTTGGCGAACGCAACCTGTTCAGCGCCCCCTTCGAAGACAAGCTCTTTCCCGTCGCCCGAGTTCCCTGGCCGGCCACCTGGTGGGACGACGATGCCGTGGAGGCCAAGGAATCTGCGGCACTCGAGGTGCTCGAGCGCGTGCTGGAGACACCGACAGCGGCGGTGATCCTCGAACCGCTGCTGCAGGGGGCCGGGGGCATGGCCATGGTGCGGCCAGAGTTTCTGAGGCAGGTGGAGGCACGCACCCGCCAGGCGGGAGCCCTGCTGATCGCCGATGAAGTGCTCACCGGCTTCGGACGCTGCGGCGACTGGTTCGCCAGCCGGCGAGCGGGCATCCGGCCGGATCTGATGGCCCTGTCCAAAGGCTTGACGGGGGGATGTCTGCCGATGGGCGTGACCATGGCCAGCGAAGCGGTGTTCGAAGCCTTCGTCGGTGACGACCCCTGCCTGACCCTCTGGCACGGCCACAGCTTCACGGCCAATCCACTGGGCTGCGCCGCGGCCAACGCCAGCCTCGACCTGCTGGAGCGCAACCCCGCTGCCTTTCAACAGTTCGAACAACGGCATCGTCCTCATCTGGAGCGGTTGGCGCGCCATCGGAAGGTGCAACATCCCCGGCTGACGGGGACGGTGGCCGGCTTTGACCTCGTTGTGGAGGGGAGCTCGGGCTACCTCAACCCGGCGGGGCCGAAGCTGAAACGGCTGGCGATGGAGAACGGCGTCTTCCTCCGCCCCCTGGGCCAGGTGGTTTATCTGCTGCCACCGCTCTGCATCAGCGATGCCCAGCTGGAACGCTGCTATTCGGTGCTGGAGCAGGCCCTCGATCAGCTCTGA
- the bioD gene encoding dethiobiotin synthase, translating to MNGSVSRLVVCGTDTDVGKTVVSAWLVQGLQASYWKPVQSGLEGGGDRERVRQLLNLPPERMLPEAYAFREPVSPHWAAELDDTPLDPAQLAIPQHQGSLVVETAGGLMVPLTRNWLQIDQLVEWQLPIVLVARSGLGTLNHTLLSLEALRRRNLTVLGLILNGPLHADNPGTLKQFGDVPVLAQLPPQASLSATVLEQLWHEQNLTTTFREVLKRSSP from the coding sequence ATGAACGGCAGCGTCAGTCGCCTGGTGGTGTGCGGAACCGACACGGACGTCGGCAAAACCGTGGTGAGCGCGTGGCTCGTGCAGGGGCTTCAGGCCAGCTACTGGAAACCGGTGCAAAGCGGACTGGAGGGCGGCGGTGACCGCGAACGGGTGCGGCAGCTGTTGAACCTCCCGCCGGAACGGATGCTGCCCGAGGCCTATGCCTTCCGAGAGCCGGTCTCCCCCCACTGGGCCGCCGAACTGGACGACACGCCACTCGACCCTGCCCAACTCGCCATTCCCCAGCATCAGGGATCCCTGGTGGTGGAGACGGCTGGAGGGTTGATGGTGCCCCTCACCCGCAACTGGCTCCAGATCGATCAACTGGTGGAGTGGCAGTTGCCCATCGTTCTGGTGGCCCGCAGTGGACTGGGCACCCTCAACCACACCCTGCTCAGCCTGGAAGCGTTGAGACGGCGGAATCTCACGGTGTTGGGACTGATCCTCAACGGCCCCCTCCATGCCGACAACCCGGGGACCCTCAAGCAGTTCGGTGACGTCCCCGTTCTGGCGCAGCTCCCGCCCCAGGCCTCGCTCTCAGCAACGGTTCTGGAGCAGCTTTGGCACGAGCAGAATCTCACCACTACATTCCGAGAAGTGTTGAAGCGCTCGTCCCCGTGA
- a CDS encoding ferredoxin: MADPSSHAFSAPARPQEQATGREPLLGGDMRDQAVWVDEAVCIGCRYCAHVAANTFVVEPHLGRSRAIRQDGDSTECIQEAIDTCPVDCIHWVPFESLETLRQNLIRQNLQPRPQG, from the coding sequence CTGGCTGATCCTTCATCTCACGCCTTTTCCGCCCCCGCTCGCCCGCAGGAGCAGGCCACCGGGAGGGAACCCCTGCTCGGGGGAGACATGCGCGATCAGGCTGTCTGGGTGGATGAAGCCGTCTGCATCGGCTGTCGATACTGCGCTCACGTGGCTGCGAACACCTTTGTTGTTGAGCCGCATCTGGGACGCTCAAGGGCCATCCGGCAGGACGGTGACTCCACCGAATGCATTCAGGAGGCCATCGACACCTGTCCTGTGGATTGCATTCACTGGGTTCCCTTTGAATCGTTGGAAACGTTGCGGCAAAACCTGATTCGCCAGAATCTGCAACCGCGTCCCCAGGGTTGA
- the rlmN gene encoding 23S rRNA (adenine(2503)-C(2))-methyltransferase RlmN — MTQALLGRSAAELQDWAVAQGQKPFRGRQLHDWIYAKGARSLADITVFPKTWRAALLESGIDVGRLKEVHRSVATDATTKLLLSTEDGETIETVGIPTDQRLTVCVSSQVGCPMACRFCATGKGGLQRSLQTHEIVDQVLSVREAMDRRPSHIVFMGMGEPLLNSSAVLEAIRCLNDDLGIGQRRITVSTVGVPKTLPQLAELAMQRLGRAQFTLAVSLHAPNQRLREELIPTAHAYPYEALLEDCRHYLDVTGRRVSFEYILLGELNDQPEHAAELADRVGGFQSHVNLIAYNPIEEEEFKRPTPQRIEAFRRVLERRGVAVSLRASRGLDQNAACGQLRRQQMAPNSSGS, encoded by the coding sequence GTGACCCAGGCTCTGCTGGGTCGCAGCGCGGCCGAGCTGCAGGACTGGGCCGTCGCCCAGGGACAGAAGCCGTTCCGCGGCCGTCAGCTGCATGACTGGATCTATGCCAAGGGGGCTCGATCCCTGGCCGACATCACGGTCTTCCCCAAGACCTGGCGTGCCGCCTTGTTGGAGAGCGGCATTGATGTGGGCCGGCTGAAGGAAGTGCATCGTTCGGTGGCCACGGATGCCACCACCAAATTGCTGCTCTCCACCGAGGACGGCGAAACCATTGAAACGGTCGGGATTCCCACCGACCAACGGCTCACCGTCTGTGTGTCCAGCCAGGTGGGTTGTCCCATGGCCTGCCGCTTCTGTGCCACCGGCAAAGGGGGGCTGCAGCGTTCACTTCAGACCCACGAAATCGTGGATCAGGTGCTGAGTGTGCGTGAGGCGATGGACCGTCGTCCTTCCCACATCGTGTTCATGGGCATGGGCGAGCCCCTGCTCAACAGCAGCGCTGTGCTGGAGGCGATCCGCTGCCTCAATGATGATCTCGGCATCGGCCAACGGCGCATCACCGTCAGCACGGTGGGTGTTCCGAAAACCTTGCCGCAACTCGCGGAACTGGCCATGCAGCGGCTGGGCCGCGCCCAGTTCACCCTGGCGGTGAGCCTCCATGCCCCCAACCAGCGGCTGCGCGAGGAGCTCATTCCCACAGCCCATGCCTACCCCTATGAGGCTTTGCTCGAGGATTGCCGTCACTATCTGGATGTGACCGGTCGGCGGGTGAGTTTTGAGTACATCCTGCTCGGTGAACTCAACGATCAGCCCGAGCACGCCGCAGAGCTGGCGGATCGCGTTGGTGGTTTTCAGAGCCACGTGAACCTGATCGCCTACAACCCGATTGAGGAGGAGGAGTTCAAACGACCAACGCCGCAGCGGATCGAGGCGTTTCGTCGTGTGTTGGAGCGGCGCGGTGTTGCCGTGAGCCTCAGGGCCAGCCGGGGGCTCGATCAAAATGCGGCCTGCGGTCAGCTCCGGCGTCAGCAGATGGCCCCCAATTCATCCGGGAGCTGA
- a CDS encoding DUF2997 domain-containing protein has translation MPQKTIRFTIRPDGRVEERVEGVAGEACQQLTEEVEAALGTVERQESTSEAFLQPEVQSQSLPAHLN, from the coding sequence ATGCCCCAGAAGACCATTCGTTTCACCATTCGGCCTGACGGCCGTGTGGAAGAACGGGTCGAGGGTGTTGCTGGTGAAGCGTGCCAGCAGCTCACTGAAGAAGTGGAAGCTGCTCTTGGAACGGTTGAACGTCAGGAGTCCACATCCGAAGCGTTTCTGCAGCCTGAGGTCCAGTCCCAGTCTCTTCCCGCTCATTTGAACTGA
- a CDS encoding HEAT repeat domain-containing protein, translated as MTDDRSQQKDQGLSSLSVDPDLLARELAAEDDVDPLDAIQLDDAEQDSSLEIARACDQGLVWLRGNHGERLQGLQVFCEHRDPRSIALLLPLLQNSCPVERMSAVYALGRNPSPPAVEPLLQLLQLDANAYVRKAAAWSLGNFPDAPVLNPLIRALQTDVAAVRLWCPGSLAEAGSRSPVKADPAAGQLLVSLRIDSEAVVRSNCIWALGRLMDQLVQPRQAEIVEALVSSLLHDGEISVRDEARTALEQLEDPLVLERLQALINDGFIL; from the coding sequence ATGACTGACGACCGCAGCCAACAGAAGGACCAGGGGCTGTCCAGCCTCTCTGTTGATCCTGATCTGCTGGCGCGTGAGCTGGCGGCGGAAGACGACGTTGATCCGCTTGATGCAATCCAGCTCGATGACGCCGAGCAGGATTCCTCCCTAGAGATTGCCCGGGCCTGTGACCAGGGCCTGGTCTGGTTGCGTGGCAACCACGGAGAACGGCTGCAGGGCCTGCAGGTGTTTTGTGAACACCGTGATCCCCGTTCGATTGCCCTGCTGCTGCCCTTGCTCCAGAACTCCTGTCCGGTGGAGCGGATGAGTGCCGTCTACGCCTTGGGCCGCAATCCATCGCCGCCGGCTGTTGAGCCGCTGTTGCAGCTGCTTCAGCTCGATGCCAATGCCTACGTCCGCAAGGCTGCGGCCTGGAGCCTGGGCAATTTCCCCGATGCTCCGGTGCTCAATCCGTTGATCCGGGCGCTGCAGACGGATGTCGCAGCGGTGCGCCTCTGGTGTCCGGGATCCCTGGCGGAAGCCGGCAGCCGTTCCCCGGTCAAGGCCGATCCCGCAGCGGGGCAATTGCTGGTGAGTCTGCGCATCGACAGTGAAGCGGTGGTGCGCAGCAACTGCATCTGGGCTTTGGGCCGTTTGATGGATCAGCTGGTGCAGCCGCGGCAAGCCGAGATCGTTGAAGCCTTGGTGAGTTCCCTGCTCCATGACGGGGAGATCTCCGTGCGCGATGAGGCCAGAACGGCCCTCGAGCAGCTGGAGGATCCGCTGGTGCTGGAACGCCTGCAGGCTCTGATCAACGACGGTTTCATCCTGTAG
- a CDS encoding methyltransferase, protein MAGGPVIRPDQVLERFSRAAPTYAGEALLQRAMAWRLAQLSRRCSIRRGLWADLGSGTGHLAAALEVAHPGQQVIRLDGSAAMLNSHPHGTHTLRHDLSRGLPNWSEPPQLLASSFVLHWLPDPAQQLRRWVDALPKGGWLALAVPVAGSFPQWQHAARAANQTCTALSMPVREQLMAALPDGVVQRDECLSFTQRAANPLRLLRPMSNIGASVTNGGQLSTGQWKAVFRAWPQADASDEFALTWRMWVLMVKR, encoded by the coding sequence ATGGCTGGGGGCCCTGTGATTCGCCCCGACCAGGTGCTGGAGCGCTTCAGTCGCGCAGCACCGACCTATGCAGGCGAGGCGTTGCTGCAACGGGCCATGGCCTGGCGCCTGGCCCAACTGAGCCGTCGCTGCTCCATCCGACGCGGCCTGTGGGCTGACCTCGGCAGCGGCACCGGTCATCTGGCCGCAGCCCTGGAAGTCGCTCATCCAGGCCAGCAGGTAATCCGTCTTGACGGAAGTGCCGCCATGTTGAACAGCCACCCCCATGGAACTCACACCCTGCGGCATGACCTGAGCCGCGGGTTACCGAACTGGAGTGAGCCTCCGCAACTGCTGGCCTCCAGCTTTGTTTTGCATTGGTTGCCGGATCCAGCCCAGCAGCTTCGGCGTTGGGTGGATGCCCTGCCAAAGGGGGGCTGGCTGGCCCTGGCGGTGCCGGTGGCTGGAAGTTTTCCGCAATGGCAGCACGCCGCCCGGGCAGCGAATCAAACCTGCACGGCCTTGTCCATGCCGGTGCGGGAGCAACTGATGGCAGCCCTGCCGGATGGGGTGGTGCAACGGGACGAGTGCCTGAGCTTCACCCAACGCGCCGCCAATCCACTGCGGCTGCTGCGACCGATGAGCAACATCGGCGCCTCCGTCACCAACGGGGGCCAGCTCTCCACAGGCCAATGGAAGGCCGTCTTCCGAGCTTGGCCCCAAGCCGATGCATCAGACGAGTTCGCCCTGACCTGGAGGATGTGGGTCCTGATGGTGAAGCGATGA